TAACCAATTAACCTTTGTCTAAAACGGGGCTTAAGTTGTGATGTCTATAAAAATTCCAAGATATTCATTGTTTATGTCCCAACTAAAGACTTATGTAATATCAGAAAGTGATAGGTATCCATATTCCTTGAAGAAAAAGGAAAAAAGTTGAAGTTATATTACAATAAGAATACATTTGATAAATAGAAGTTTTGGACAACAAAAAGAGAACATGGAAAGACCACATTCTCTGTTAATGAACTATGAACGTTTTTGAGCTTACTTAATTATATAGGGTAACTAGGTACTTTATGGAACAGGAGGAGAATGACAGATTGATCGATTCCCTCACTTTTCATCAGCAGTTGCAGATCATCACCACGTTCCCATCAGGATCCTTGATATTAAACCATGCCGTATCTCCCACCTGTTCTATTTCACGTACCACTTCAATTCCTTTGTTCTGAATAAATTGATATGCCTCGTCAATGTCCGGTGAGTAAAAATTAAACAATGGTGCGCTGCTTGGTTCACGCTTAAACGTAGGATCAAATTT
This window of the Sutcliffiella horikoshii genome carries:
- a CDS encoding VOC family protein, with protein sequence MQKTIPIKNQMNGVFIHVANLQKSAEWYTNLLGVEVDLDTVESPVYNIPLKGTTSLTLDDHKFDPTFKREPSSAPLFNFYSPDIDEAYQFIQNKGIEVVREIEQVGDTAWFNIKDPDGNVVMICNC